One stretch of Zingiber officinale cultivar Zhangliang chromosome 6B, Zo_v1.1, whole genome shotgun sequence DNA includes these proteins:
- the LOC121988757 gene encoding deoxymugineic acid synthase 1-like has translation MAIPIHEVPLSSGPKAMPCIAMGTATFPWPTTFDETRDAILQAIKIGYRHFDAASVYSSEWPLGEAVAEALRLGFIASRDELFITSKLWVRDAHSHLVLPALQKSLRSLQLEYLDLYLIHFPISAKPEGPPLPILEDELMPLDISSVWAAMEECQTMGLTKSIGVSNFSIKKIEKLLSTATIPPVANQVEVNPLFQQKKLREFCKAKGIQLCAYSPLGARGTAWGQDWVMECEILQQIAKAKGKTLPQICLRWVYEQGDCVIVKSFNEKRLMENLDILDWELNEEERESISRIPQRRGNQSTFMVSENGPYKSIEEVWDDEI, from the exons ATGGCGATCCCGATCCATGAGGTGCCCCTGAGCTCTGGCCCCAAGGCCATGCCCTGCATCGCTATGGGCACCGCGACCTTCCCTTGGCCGACGACCTTCGACGAGACTCGGGACGCCATACTCCAAGCCATCAAGATCGGCTACCGCCACTTCGACGCCGCCTCAGTCTACTCTTCGGAGTGGCCGCTAGGCGAGGCCGTAGCGGAAGCGCTCCGATTGGGGTTCATCGCCTCCCGGGACGAGCTCTTCATCACTTCCAAGCTCTGGGTCCGGGACGCCCACAGCCATCTCGTGCTTCCTGCCTTGCAAAAGTCACTCAG GAGCCTTCAGTTGGAGTACCTTGATCTCTATCTCATTCACTTCCCCATTAGCGCTAAACCGGAAGGCCCTCCCTTACCAATTTTAGAGGATGAACTAATGCCCCTAGATATAAGTTCGGTATGGGCAGCCATGGAGGAGTGCCAAACGATGGGGCTTACCAAATCCATTGGAGTCAGCAACTTCTCCATCAAAAAGATTGAGAAACTGCTCTCTACTGCCACAATTCCACCTGTGGCCAACCAG GTGGAGGTGAACCCTCTTTTCCAACAAAAGAAGCTGAGGGAGTTTTGCAAAGCTAAAGGCATTCAACTCTGTGCTTACTCACCGTTGGGAGCTAGAGGAACAGCCTGGGGTCAAGATTGGGTTATGGAGTGTGAGATTCTGCAACAAATAGCCAAAGCTAAAGGAAAGACTCTTCCTCAG ATATGTTTGAGATGGGTTTACGAGCAAGGAGACTGTGTGATAGTGAAAAGCTTCAATGAGAAAAGATTGATGGAGAATTTGGACATCCTGGACTGggagttgaatgaagaagagagggagagcatCAGTAGGATTCCTCAGCGCAGAGGAAATCAATCTACGTTCATGGTCTCAGAGAATGGACCCTATAAGTCTATCGAAGAGGTATGGGATGATGAAATATGA
- the LOC121988755 gene encoding 65-kDa microtubule-associated protein 5-like codes for MPRLSSPSPSRTDATSCGSLLQELQDLWDEIGEKDIERDREILQLEQECLDLYRKKVDRTRKQKAELHQMLAEGEAEISSLISTLGERESFVRIEKTIGSLKEQLARIKPLLEDLSHKKQERIAEFQDVQSEIIMICSEISGDIHQRNSLFAQVDERDLTIKRLGDLKSQLLELQKDKNVRLQKVNIYNKQIHDLSLVLSIDFKKMLCEVHPSFGDSAVSQTKSISNDTLARLAGIVHSLNQEKNQRLQKLQILGSTLIELWNLMDTPMNEREKFDHVTFLISSSVDSVHAQGCLALDIIEKAELEVERLNVLKAGKMKEIVLKKQSELDEIYKSVHMDIDIEGARRMLVDLIDSGKVDLSELLSSMDNQIAKAKEQALSRKDILEKVDKWKYASEEENWLDDYEKDENRYSAGRGVHKNLKRAEKARILVNKIPALVENLTTKIKAWERENEIPFMYDKIRLMDNLEEYTRLTQQREEEKRRSREQKKLQEQLATEQEALFGSKPSPMRHFSAKRPLGQSSITNMACGTPIPGSRRVSTPYGRHGISSGKEKKSGKGNTVAPVNYVSLQKDDSLARNNSVIVSP; via the exons ATGCCTCGTCTCTCGTCGCCATCGCCGTCCCGCACCGATGCCACCTCTTGTGGCTCTCTGCTTCAAGAGCTGCAG GATTTATGGGACGAAATAGGGGAGAAAGACATTGAAAGAGACAGGGAAATACTACAGCTTGAACAAGAATGTCTTGACCTGTACAGGAAAAAAGTAGACCGAACCAGAAAACAGAAGGCAGAGCTACATCAGATGCTGGCTGAGGGTGAAGCTGAAATATCTAGTCTTATATCCACACTTGGAGAACGAGAATCGTTTGTCCGG ATAGAGAAAACAATAGGCTCACTGAAGGAGCAGTTAGCGAGGATAAAACCATTGTTGGAGGATTTAAGTCACAAGAAACAAGAAAGAATCGCGGAATTCCAAGATGTTCAGTCGGAAATTATAATGATTTGCTCTGAAATATCTGGTGACATACATCAAAGGAATTCTCTTTTTGCTCAGGTTGATGAACGAGACTTAACAATTAAAAGATTGGGAGATCTGAAGTCTCAACTTCTTGAGCTTCAGAAAGATAAG AATGTGCGTTTGCAGAAGGTTAATATCTACAACAAACAAATACATGATTTATCACTTGTGTTGTCTATTGACTTCAAAAAGATGCTATGTGAAGTCCATCCAAGTTTTGGTGATTCTGCAGTCAGTCAAACAAAAAGCATAAGCAATGACACCCTTGCTAGACTAGCTGGAATTGTTCATTCGttaaatcaagaaaaaaatcAAAGGTTGCAAAAG CTTCAAATTTTGGGGAGTACTCTTATAGAGTTGTGGAATCTCATGGACACACCTATGAATGAGCGAGAAAAATTCGACCACGTAACCTTCTTGATATCTTCTTCTGTTGATTCGGTACATGCACAGGGGTGCCTTGCGCTTGATATAATTGAGAAG GCTGAGCTTGAAGTTGAAAGATTGAACGTGTTGAAAGCTGGCAAGATGAAAGAAATTGTTCTAAAGAAGCAAAGTGAACTCGACGAAATTTACAAAAGTGTTCACATGGATATTGATATTGAAGGAGCTAGAAGAATGCTTGTCGACCTCATAGATTCTG GGAAAGTAGATCTATCTGAACTACTCTCAAGCATGGATAATCAGATTGCAAAGGCTAAAGAGCAAGCTCTAAGTAGAAAAGACATTTTGGAAAAGGTTGATAAATGGAAATATGCATCGGAGGAGGAAAATTGGCTTGATGATTATGAGAAG GATGAAAATCGCTATTCTGCTGGGCGAGGAGTTCATAAGAATCTTAAACGTGCAGAAAAAGCTCGGATACTGGTGAACAAAATacctg CTCTGGTAGAAAATTTGACTACAAAAATAAAAGCCTGGGAGCGAGAAAATGAAATTCCATTTATGTATGACAAG ATACGCTTGATGGATAACTTGGAAGAGTATACCAGATTGACGCAGCAACGGGAAGAGGAGAAACGACGATCTcga GAACAAAAAAAGTTACAGGAGCAATTAGCTACGGAGCAAGAAGCTCTATTCGGGAGTAAGCCAAGTCCAATGCGGCACTTTTCAGCCAAGAGACCATTAGGCCAGAGTTCCATCACCAACATGGCTTGCGGAACTCCCATTCCAGGCAGTCGCCGTGTCTCTACTCCATATGGACGCCATGGTATATCATCTGGCAAGGAGAAGAAAAGTGGAAAAGGAAACACAGTTGCTCCTGTAAACTATGTTTCGCTTCAAAAGGATGATTCTTTGGCTCGCAACAACTCGGTCATTGTATCACCTTGA